The genomic region AGTTCCCTGCAAGCCACAGCGGGCGCTTTCGCTCATGCCGTTCGCGGCAAATAAGCGACAAACAGCGCATCTTTGCATCTTCATTCTTGCCCTTCTCAACTTCATCGATAACAAGAAATGGAAGGGTGCAATAATGAGTAATAAGCTCGTATTCTGTTTTCTTTGCTGCGAAACTATTAAACGTTGAACGAATTTCCATATCTAAAAATTCCCATGTCGTATATACTCCCTTGTTGAGCATCACCGCCGCACTTGCAAGGTGGCTTTTGCCCGTGCCGCTTTTCCCATAGAGCAATACGAACGTATCGCGCGGATTTTTAGCAAGTTCGTAAAGATCGTGAAGATATTGCGCTGCTTTTTCATTTTGAGGAATGTAGTTTGCAAAACTTGCGTTTAAATGTTTGTCGCGAATGCCCATTGCCGTGAGCTGTTTTATTCGCTGCTCTTCAAACTTTTCCCGCTTTTCTTGTTCTTCACGCTCCTGTATACACAAAGGGCATTCAAGAGGCTCGATTGATCCGGCTAGGTGCATTACCTGTACATCCCCATGTTTTTCGCAGTGAAAGGTTTCCTCTCTGCCGCGAAAGCACGGAATATAGTTTTTTGCTTGCTTTATTTCACATGTGCGCATAATTCCTCCTTGAGCTTAAAACGGCATCTCTTCTTGACCGCCGGCTTCGTTGTAGTCGAATCGCTTATTCTTTCCTTCCGGTGGAGAGCGGGTGTATTGCTGTTGCATTTGCAAAAATACCTGCGGATATTTTTCTCGCAGCTTTGAACCGGATATGATATTTGGACACCAGAAGTTCCCCGCCGTTTTAGCCCAACGGATTACTTTTTCAATGTCTTCATAGCTGCGTTTATCAATGCGACTGAGTTTTTCGATATCCCTCGCCCATTGCTCAATATGCTTTTGACTGGTAGTGAAGTGAGGATCTACCTGCCGGTGGAGGTCATAGAGTAGGTGCGCTAAACGCTCCGCTTGTTCCGGAATTGTTTGCGTTTTTTTAACAGGCGCTGGGTTTACATCCCCGTCCGGTTCTTCCGGCGGGGATACTATTTCATCAACATCACCATTAACATCTACATCTACATCTACATCAAGGTTTTCGATATTTGCGTTGGGTTTTTGATATTCAAAAGGGGTTTTTGATATTTGCATAGGGTTTTCGATATTTGCAGAGGGTTTTTGATATTCTTTATCAAAAACTTCTTTTTTGATATATGAGATGCTTGACTGCGCTATATCGTATTTTGCTGCAATTCCTTTTTGTGTCATCCCTGCTTGCAAATCTTCACAGACTGCCTGTTGTATTTCTTGCGGTATTTCAGGCCGTCCGCCTCTTTTCCCGTCTTCGGTGTTTTTTATACGGCGGGCTTTGGCATTGTCTATCGATTCCTGTATTGGAAGCCATGCGCACGCCTCAAGCCCTGTAAAATCAGGCTCCGTACCATAAAGCCCATATTCAATAATCGCTTCATAAAACCGATAGCGCAATTCTTTGTCTAATAGTTTTAATTGTTTTGCAAAGGTTTCATAAAAGATAAAACTCATCGCCATCTTTAAGCTCCCTTAAATTTTATTGTTTACGCATTGATTAACGCTGCTGCGCGGCGTGCTTGCTTTCCTTTTTCTTGCCGCTCTAATTCTGCTTGAATAAATAAATCTCCTTGCGCAAGCGGCAAGAGCTTTTCATAAAAGCCTTTGACATACTCTCGCTTTATTTCAAAGCCGTATCCTTTTCGCCCGAGGTTTTTACAGGCGAGTAATGTTGTACCGCTTCCGGCGCACGGATCGATTACGACATCGTTTATGTCGGTAAAGATATTGATATAATTGTTGAACCCGTACTGCTTAGCCGCTTCAATCAATTCAAACTGCTGCTCAAACGCGCAAAACAAAATCATACACGGCGCCTTCCCTTTTGCTTTCGGCTCTTTGATTAAAAGGTTGTTGCAGAAGTGGAAAAATTCAGCAATTCTAAAACCCGCCTTGCTATCGGTGTCAAAAAATGAATAACGTGCGTTTTTACTTTCTCCATTTTTATTATCCCCTCCAATGTACCAACTTGGATTAGAACCGTATGCGTTCGCTCCGAGCTGGTACGGTAAATCGGATAATACGAGCTGTGCTTTTTCTATATAGTGCGCTTTCCAATTTTGAAATGAATCATGATAGAGTAGTATCCGTTCCATTTATTCGTATCCATTCACTTATTTTGAAATACTCCCTGCCGATATGAAAGCAGCAGGGAGTAAAGGTGTTAAGCAATTACCGATACTTTGATATGTTCTTTCAAGTATCCTGCAATCCGTAAACGCGCTTCATTACGCCACACCCCACCATCAGCCTCGAATAAGGCAACTTCCGCATTTCCTCTGTCGTCGGTGCGGATACGCAATAAAAACTGACTCTCCGGCTGTTCGATCTCTCTGAATGTTCGGTACGGAGAAAGTCGAACAATCGGCTTAGTCATACTTGATTCCTTCAATGCACCGCTTATACCCTTTTTCACCGTTACGTGCTGTGTAATGCCATCATCGAGTGTGTCCGCAGTATTTGCCTGCGTTACTTTTGAAACGATCATTGCCACATATTCAAAATCATCGCCCTCTTTCTCCTCAAAAAGAGAATGCAGCTTGATGATAAATTCTTCTTGTGGCATGAAAGTTCCGAACGGAAATGTTTTCATGTTACTATCAAGGCTTGCAGTTAAAAGAATTTCGCGCTCTCTCTGTTGATCTAAAAGAGTAGAACACAAAGCGACCGATTGCGGACTGTCGATAACGGCAATGTAGGAATTGATTAAATCAAGTTCATCAATATTCCGTTCGACAAAATCGACAAACCCCGTAAGCGTTGCAACACCAACCGCTTTTGCTTTCGGTTCATACAACACAGGATTCAAATCCCGCGCGCTGTACGTTTTGCCGTCTACTTGTACGATAAAGCTGTCCCTTACCAAACTTTCAATCTTTTCGATTGCTTCTTTCCCAAAATCCATACGTTTAAACTCCTATTGCGGAAATATTTCCGCTTGTAAAATCTAATGTGTGCTGCTCAGGGTTATCCTCATAAGCCGCAAGAATGCCATCGTCGCTATCAAGATAGAGGGTGCTTTCTGCCGGTTTTATCGGGGCAAGGTGGCTTGATACCGAAATGCGGCACTCTGCGTCTCTGCGTGTTTTGCCCGGTTTTACCTCAATCTTAATTGTGATACTTCGCGATGTAGTAGGACTGGTGTTTTCGTCGTTGATATTTGCAAGCATTTTTTCAAACTCAACATTGAATAAGTCGATTACTGCACCGCTTTTCAGGGTTTGCAATGAAACCTTTTCCATAGATTACTCCTTTCAGCGTCTGTTCCGCTGTGTCATATATGTTTTACAATCGCAAAAAAACAGAATTAGATTTTCCCGCTTTCTTCATTACGGACGAAGAATGAAGCATGGCGCATTTCTGCGATTTTATTTTGATAGTGCCGATACACATTCCGCCAAAAGATGTACATATTTTTATCTTCATGGAAGTAATTCATTTGCCGTATCGCATTATCACGATATGCAATTAAATAAGCCTGTGTCATACATTCCCCCTTCGCTATGAATAAAGCGCGTTTGTCATATCGCAGTAGATAATCGCTGCGTCGATTTTCCGATGATAAAAAAGTTCATACTGGACTCTTTTATACAGGTATGCCGTATAGCTTTTTTTTATGTAGAACGTCGGCCGCTTTAAGTATTGTTCGATAATGTAGCTTGAGGCGCTATGCGCTTTCTCGCTCCGCTCCATCCGCGCAAGGCTTTGAAGGTGCCGATTCGATCCAGCAAACTTGTTAATCATTTTAAGCGCAACTCTCACACCGAGCTGGTACATATCGGCGAGCGCTTTTGTATCGTTATCTATGATGTAGCGTTTTTGCATATTCATAAATCTTTGATTGTCTGTTTGCGCTTCGCTGTAGTACGGAATATCGAACAATAGCGAAAGCTGCCTACTGTCTACCCGTTTGATATTTGAGCGCCTCCCGCTCGTAAATCGCTTTACAAAGCGCAATACAAGCGCCCTCGTTTCGGCTAATGTCAAGCGCACCATTGCACCGCAGGCTACACGTCATGCCGATATTTAAAATATGGTCGATAATAAAATCGCCGTATTTCGCACGGTTTGATTTTGTGTTTCCGATCCGGTGCGCCCCTTGCAACGCTCCACATAAAGGACGCTGCCCGCATACTTCACATACCCCGCTGCTTTTTGCCAGTGCATAGCGACGCTGTTTTTCTTGCTGCTCTGTCATCTGTTATTCCTCTTTTAGGATAATGCCTAAGTCAGCGGCTAATAAATGCGCTGCTTCTATTAGATACGCGCATTCCTCCGTACTCGCTTTTGATTCACCTTGCGGAACGATTACACCCTGGAACTCGGTATACGGATAGCCAAAACTTTCGCAGGCGATCATTTTAACCTTCGCCTTTACCGTTTCGTAATCGTTGCCGGTGTCCGCGCATATTTGCATGATATGCCCGTTTAGATGATGGTTTTGCGAGTGGTCTCCCGTACTACGCGGCCGACGCGGAGGCGTCAGGGTAACGCTGACATAATCGTTTTTCTTATCGCGGCAATAAGAAAGGATTTGCCGTATTCCTTCCTTGTCTGCGAGGTTATTGGGAAGCTCAAAGCAGAGATGCCCTTTATTAAAAACTCTATGCAGCGTTACCGTGATGCTTTTCATTTCCGCATTTCCTTAGTACAGGTCTTCGCGCGGCGGCTCATCGTTCTCGCAACGCTTTACCATCTCGTCATAAACGATAGCAATAAGCTCTTTTGCTGTTTTATCTTTCCGCATGGTACTGAATGCCTGTATATCACTGCGTGTAAACACCGGTTGTCCGTTCTGGTGTTTGTAACGGAACATTTCATCAAGCTGTTTCCGCTCATCCGGTGTTGCCTCTCCGCCCTTTGGTGTAAACTCTTGCGGGGCTGCTTGCTGTTTTTGAGGTGTATTCGGTTGGCGTTGTGCTTGTGGTTCGCTATTTGACGGCTCCGGCGAGTCGGTATACCTTGTTCCATCCCATCTGCCCTCATAGATTGCCGCCGCAACGCCAAGCATTTTAAGGCTGGTACTAAAGGCATCCGTTATCGCCATCTTAAACCCTTCATCATTGCTCACCAGCTGCCCTTTCTCAAGTTGTACGAGCTTTGAACCGCCAACACCGATAATCGGATCGCTCCATGTATCGCCGGTTTTAACGTATACGGCAACTTGCGCAAAACCTAATACTTCGCCGCCCGCTCCGGTCTCCGTCCAAAGACGCATGATTTCATATTTCCAACCAGTGCCTACCATGCCGAAAGTTTCAGTCATTGCCCTATATCGCCATTGCGGATTTATATCTGTTTTACCGGATAATTTGCCGCCGGTGATTTTTCGCAGCATATTTTCAGGCGGGTGTGATAGCTTGTTATAGATTTCCATTGCGT from Treponema vincentii harbors:
- a CDS encoding ATP-binding protein, which gives rise to MRTCEIKQAKNYIPCFRGREETFHCEKHGDVQVMHLAGSIEPLECPLCIQEREEQEKREKFEEQRIKQLTAMGIRDKHLNASFANYIPQNEKAAQYLHDLYELAKNPRDTFVLLYGKSGTGKSHLASAAVMLNKGVYTTWEFLDMEIRSTFNSFAAKKTEYELITHYCTLPFLVIDEVEKGKNEDAKMRCLSLICRERHERKRPLWLAGNCNYEWVKTILDSSVIDRLKEKGKSFNFDWESYRPKLREAGAI
- a CDS encoding DNA methyltransferase, which codes for MERILLYHDSFQNWKAHYIEKAQLVLSDLPYQLGANAYGSNPSWYIGGDNKNGESKNARYSFFDTDSKAGFRIAEFFHFCNNLLIKEPKAKGKAPCMILFCAFEQQFELIEAAKQYGFNNYINIFTDINDVVIDPCAGSGTTLLACKNLGRKGYGFEIKREYVKGFYEKLLPLAQGDLFIQAELERQEKGKQARRAAALINA
- a CDS encoding DUF6291 domain-containing protein, whose protein sequence is MAMSFIFYETFAKQLKLLDKELRYRFYEAIIEYGLYGTEPDFTGLEACAWLPIQESIDNAKARRIKNTEDGKRGGRPEIPQEIQQAVCEDLQAGMTQKGIAAKYDIAQSSISYIKKEVFDKEYQKPSANIENPMQISKTPFEYQKPNANIENLDVDVDVDVNGDVDEIVSPPEEPDGDVNPAPVKKTQTIPEQAERLAHLLYDLHRQVDPHFTTSQKHIEQWARDIEKLSRIDKRSYEDIEKVIRWAKTAGNFWCPNIISGSKLREKYPQVFLQMQQQYTRSPPEGKNKRFDYNEAGGQEEMPF